One stretch of Salarias fasciatus chromosome 19, fSalaFa1.1, whole genome shotgun sequence DNA includes these proteins:
- the LOC115406388 gene encoding neuroblast differentiation-associated protein AHNAK-like, with the protein MFEKRSTPKMSKLKEVPSPESGVIVKTAKDGCAEGLVYGGGGRDGIFIKGVVPESPASKSLKLKEGDQILSATVYFDNVSYEDAIQILEHAQAYKMKLCLKRKPDISQTEAPDESDAIPEEDIYAPEMREQGKTKRRGDARISWPKFPSFGKGRKKNFTRSHSSSEADEQRKLELSPTTSDTESPIKSQDALKGKKKNKMKLSVLTKRGRISSSEDQETVTTGQISSDIQQTQESDLLSPECLESPSADGPQVYTGMEDKSAKTKVKGMKESKRHHEETVQMSIDVDSVKEAVSKLPGYKLPKVDTSGMPIPEEITTDMEEKDISLPDVKMKMPDTEVKLKGPEFDLGLSKGKVDVKIPESQVKLPEVDPGKIDVSLSNATIEVKKPDMETRPLETEGQQGGKFKMPNFDIKMPKIKGPEIDLSLSRKDAGVKTPQIDLTVGKVEVEEQDSKLKMPKFGVSMPKVKGPEIHLGLSNKDAEVTAPEVKADVELKAPSAKIEMKAPQVDVAADNTVRSSTQFTMPNISFSIPKVTGPDIHFGLPKKDADVKLPAVKAEVKLPEAPETDVKLGSVDVSLPEAKMKLEKPELEIKPPEIEDVDVTLPEVKGEIKLPEVKKPSAEVEIKAPEIKVGTKDTKGSPLKFKMPAFKLPKFGVGVPAPDVDVKIPEEILTSLDVKMTGIKVEGKESKFKVPKFGISLPKVQGPEIDFNLSQRDAKLPEGEVDINLPKAPGMDIDLGKVDVSIPEAEFELKQPELEMKPLEIEGEVEGRKFKLPKFGIKMPEIKGPKFDLSMSKKEVTLPEAEVKLPEAPEVDVKLGSVDVSLPEAKMKLEKPELEIKPLKTEVELGGQGTKFKMPKLGVTMPKMKGPDVDLNLSKKDIEVTLPEAEM; encoded by the exons ATGTTTGAGAAGCGTTCCACTCCAAAGATGAGCAAACTGAAG GAGGTTCCCAGCCCCGAGTCGGGGGTGATCGTCAAAACAGCCAAAGACGGGTGCGCCGAGGGCCTGGTGTacgggggaggagggagagacggtATCTTCATTAAAGGAGTGGTGCCCGAATCTCCGGCGTCCAAAAGTCTCAAGCTGAAGGAAG GTGATCAGATCCTGAGCGCCACGGTGTATTTCGACAACGTGTCGTATGAGGACGCCATTCAGATTCTGGAGCACGCTCAGGCTTACAAAATGAAGCTTTGCTTGAAGCGCAAACCAGACATCTCGCAGACCGAAGCGCCCGACGAATCGGATGCGATCCCT GAGGAGGACATCTATGCTCCAGAGATGAGGGAACAGGGAAAGACCAAAAGACGTGGGGACGCCCGCATTTCCTGGCCAAAGTTTCCCTCCTTcggaaaaggaaggaaaaagaatTTCACGAGGTCTCACAGCTCCTCAGAGGCCGATGAGCAGAGGAAGCTCGAGCTTAGCCCAACCACAAGTGACACAGAGTCACCAATCAAATCTCAGGATGCGCTCAAAggcaagaagaagaacaaaatgaaGCTCTCTGTCCTGACGAAAAGGGGTCGCATCAGCTCATCCGAAGACCAGGAGACAGTGACCACGGGCCAGATCAGCAGCGACATTCAGCAGACACAAGAATCAGATCTGCTTTCACCTGAGTGCCTTGAAAGCCCCTCAGCAGACGGCCCACAAGTCTACACGG GAATGGAGGATAAATCTGCAAAGACCAAAGTCAAAGGAATGAAGGAATCTAAGAGACACCATGAAGAAACTGTGCAGATGTCGATTGATGTTGACAGCGTGAAAGAGGCTGTTTCCAAGCTGCCCGGATACAAGCTGCCCAAGGTCGACACGTCTGGGATGCCCATCCCCGAGGAAATCACT ACTGATATGGaggaaaaagacatttcactTCCAGATGTAAAGATGAAGATGCCAGACACAGAAGTCAAACTAAAAGGGCCTGAGTTTGACTTGGGCTTGTCAAAAGGGAAAGTAGACGTCAAAATACCAGAAAGTCAAGTCAAACTTCCCGAGGTGGATCCTGGAAAAATAGATGTTTCGCTATCTAATGCCACAATAGAGGTGAAAAAACCTGACATGGAAACACGGCCACTGGAAACAGAAGGTCAACAAGGAGGCAAGTTCAAAATGCCAAACTTTGACATAAAAATGCCAAAAATTAAAGGTCCAGAAATCGACTTGAGCCTGTCAAGAAAAGATGCAGGAGTCAAAACTCCACAAATTGATCTCACTGTGGGAAAAGTTGAGGTTGAAGAACAAGACAGCAAGTTGAAAATGCCAAAATTTGGAGTGTCGATGCCGAAAGTCAAAGGACCTGAAATTCATCTGGGTCTCTCCAATAAGGATGCAGAAGTAACAGCCCCAGAGGTTAAAGCAGATGTTGAACTTAAAGCACCTTCTGcaaaaatagaaatgaaagCTCCTCAGGTCGACGTCGCAGCTGACAACACTGTCAGATCATCCACACAGTTTACAATGCCAAATATAAGTTTCTCAATACCTAAAGTCACAGGGCCTGATATACACTTCGGGTTACCAAAGAAAGatgctgatgtcaaattaccAGCAGTGAAAGCAGAGGTAAAACTCCCAGAGGCACCTGAGACCGATGTTAAACTTGGAAGTGTTGATGTTTCACTCCCAGAAGCAAAGATGAAATTAGAAAAGCCTGAACTGGAAATCAAACCTCCAGAAATCGAAG ATGTTGATGTGACGCTACCAGAGGTGAAAGGTGAGATCAAACTACCTGAAGTGAAGAAACCCTCTGCTGAGGTGGAAATTAAAGCTCCGGAGATTAAAGTTGGCACAAAAGATACAAAAGGATCCCCGTTGAAATTTAAGATGCCAGCGTTCAAATTACCAAAGTTTGGAGTTGGTGTCCCGG CACCTGATGTGGATGTTAAAATTCCCGAGGAGATCCTGACA TCTCTTGATGTTAAAATGACAGGAATTAAAGTTGAGGGAAAGGAAAGCAAGTTCAAAGTTCCAAAATTTGGAATTTCATTACCAAAAGTTCAAGGACCTGAGATCGACTTCAACTTATCACAAAGAGACGCGAAGCTTCCTGAGGGTGAAGTTGACATTAATCTCCCAAAAGCCCCTGGAATGGATATTGATCTGGGAAAGGTAGATGTTTCAATTCCAGAAGCAGAGTTTGAGCTCAAACAACCTGAACTGGAAATGAAACCTCTGGAAATCGAAGGTGAAGTCGAAGGAAGAAAATTCAAGTTGCCAAAGTTCGGAATCAAGATGCCAGAAATCAAGGGCCCTAAATTCGATCTAAGTATGTCAAAGAAAGAG GTCACATTACCAGAAGCTGAGGTCAAACTCCCAGAGGCACCAGAGGTTGATGTTAAACTTGGAAGTGTTGATGTTTCACTCCCAGAAGCAAAGATGAAATTAGAAAAGCCTGAACTAGAAATCAAACCTTTGAAGACCGAAGTTGAACTCGGAGGACAAGGAACCAAGTTCAAAATGCCGAAGCTGGGTGTCACAATGCCCAAAATGAAAGGGCCTGATGTTGATTTGAACTTGTCAAAGAAAGACATAGAGGTGACGTTACCCGAAGCAGAA ATGTGA
- the LOC115406387 gene encoding neuroblast differentiation-associated protein AHNAK-like produces the protein MPRFSFSKPSVKAPEAELNVEGPKVDVSIPEGTVEVKQPEGDVQLDGQKSKFKFPSLGFKGPEIDLSMSKKDVDVKLPEVKADVKLPGVEVKKPSAEVEIKSPEIKLQTKDTDGSPSKFKMPTFKMPKFGGGSPNVSVDVPDMDKDMKLEGADIKIPEDVLTVEVVAPSIKTKGPSIDIKMAETEKERRGSKFKFPSLGFKGPEIDLSASKKDAEVKLPEVKAEVKLPDVEVKQPSAEVEIKSPEIKFETKDTDGSPSKFKMPTFKMPKFGGGSPSVSVDVPDMDKDMKLEGADIKVPEEVLTVEVVAPSIKTKGN, from the exons ATGCcaagattttcattttcaaagccAAGTGTGAAGGCACCAGAAGCTGAACTCAACGTTGAGGGCCCAAAAGTTGATGTTTCGATTCCTGAAGGAACCGTGGAAGTCAAACAACCAGAAGGTGATGTGCAGTTAGATGGTCAGAAAAGCAAGTTCAAGTTTCCAAGTCTTGGATTCAAAGGGCCTGAAATTGATTTAAGTATGTCGAAGAAAGATGTTGATGTGAAACTACCAGAGGTGAAGGCTGATGTGAAACTTCCTGGTGTTGAAGTGAAGAAACCATCTGCTGAAGTAGAAATTAAATCTCCTGAGATCAAACTTCAAACAAAGGATACAGATGGATCGCCATCCAAATTTAAGATGCCGACATTCAAGATGCCAAAGTTTGGAGGAGGTAGCCCAAATGTCTCAGTTGATGTCCCTGATATGGACAAAGACATGAAGCTGGAAGGAGCTGACATTAAGATTCCTGAGGACGTTTTGACAGTGGAAGTTGTAGCACCGAGCATTAAGACAAAAGGTCCATCAATTGATATAAAAATGgctgaaactgaaaaagagagaagaggaagcaaGTTTAAATTTCCAAGTCTTGGATTTAAAGGGCCTGAAATCGATTTAAGTGCATCAAAGAAAGATGCTGAAGTAAAACTACCAGAGGTGAAGGCTGAGGTCAAACTCCCTGATGTTGAGGTGAAACAGCCTTCTGCTGAAGTGGAAATCAAATCTCCCGAGATCAAGTTTGAAACAAAAGACACAGATGGGTCTCCATCCAAATTTAAGATGCCAACATTCAAGATGCCCAAGTTTGGAGGAGGTAGTCCAAGTGTCTCAGTTGATGTCCCCGATATGGACAAAGACATGAAGCTGGAAGGAGCTGACATTAAGGTTCCTGAGGAAGTTCTGACAGTGGAAGTCGTAGCACCGAGCATTAAGACAAAAG GCAACTGA
- the LOC115406498 gene encoding protein AHNAK2-like codes for MKVEVKPPEVKIKSPEIGITQPKVSQKDVNITLPDVRAEVKLSEGELEDTDAKSTEASGSPLKFKMPTIKMPKFGVATHDTHTLEMPSAEKTAQMEDIKVQQDVTVTFKGPSIDIKTDVSKATTSGSETQKDEMEAVGPGSPSKFKLPSLKMPRLSFSRTKSEEENVPVDTEHREDKEEVKAETKEGSKSPKPSPLGNILKTIDVEFDVPNAEKVKDSLETSKKVKISDEAPGNQVDKEATKSPERTGWFSFRFGLSSPSEAPKTSEKDLKKSERSPAGETGDEDVSPSCSVQSSDAFADISSTVTSELVGPSISSPTKVTVKYSDPGVAAGPEEIQSNIITSMARTELLSEIPNLPEKITIPSSGVSSSSEDTLRLESGKIHVITSNIQATPESQHARLLTAIQVQPAASVSLMSEENEASSWTMEKTQGGVKTVFERRVVKETSSESTETMVITKQISHVFESSEPISGETASSIQRLRDTVHSEKMKFFDEAEK; via the coding sequence ATGAAGGTGGAAGTCAAACCCCCTGAAGTGAAAATCAAATCTCCAGAGATTGGCATTACGCAACCAAAAGTATCGCAGAAAGATGTAAACATCACACTACCAGACGTGAGAGCAGAGGTCAAACTGTCTGAAGGTGAATTGGAAGACACTGATGCTAAGTCAACAGAAGCCTCAGGATCACCGTTGAAATTTAAAATGCCAACGATTAAAATGCCGAAATTTGGTGTTGCAACTCATGACACGCACACCCTGGAAATGCCCAGTGCagaaaaaacagcacaaatggAGGACATTAAAGTTCAGCAAGATGTGACCGTCACCTTCAAAGGTCCAAGTATTGACATTAAAACAGATGTTTCCAAAGCAACCACTTCAGGTTCGGAAACACAAAAGGACGAGATGGAGGCTGTGGGGCCGGGGTCTCCCAGTAAATTCAAATTACCATCGTTGAAAATGCCACGGCTAAGTTTCTCAAGAACTAAATCTGAGGAGGAAAATGTTCCTGTTGACACTGAACATAGGGAAGATAAAGAGGAAGTCAAAGCTGAGACAAAAGAAGGGAGCAAATCACCAAAACCATCGCCGCTGGGAAACATCCTCAAAACTATTGATGTGGAATTTGATGTTCCAAATGCAGAAAAAGTCAAAGATAGTCTTGAAACCTCAAAGAAAGTTAAAATATCAGATGAAGCACCTGGAAACCAGGTAGATAAAGAAGCTACCAAAAGTCCAGAAAGGACAGGATGGTTCAGTTTTAGGTTTGGTCTGTCTTCGCCTTCAGAAGCACCAAAGACCTCTGAGAAAGACCTGAAAAAGAGTGAAAGGAGCCCGGCTGGGGAAACCGGGGATGAGGATGTGAGCCCGTCCTGCTCTGTGCAGTCATCAGACGCCTTTGCTGATATCAGCTCCACAGTCACGAGTGAGCTCGTCGGCCCGTCAATATCCTCGCCCACCAAGGTAACCGTCAAATACTCCGATCCCGGCGTGGCCGCCGGACCCGAAGAGATTCAGAGTAACATCATCACCTCCATGGCAAGGACCGAGCTGCTCTCAGAGATTCCTAACCTACCCGAGAAAATCACAATTCCGTCATCAGGCGTCTCGTCGTCATCAGAGGACACGCTCCGGCTCGAGTCGGGAAAAATACACGTCATTACGTCTAACATCCAAGCAACGCCAGAATCCCAGCATGCCAGGCTGCTGACGGCCATCCAGGTCCAGCCGGCTGCCAGCGTTTCTCTAATGTCAGAGGAGAATGAAGCTTCGTCGTGGACCATGGAGAAGACTCAGGGTGGCGTGAAGACCGTGTTCGAGAGGCGCGTGGTGAAGGAGACGTCAAGTGAGAGCACGGAAACCATGGTGATCACCAAACAGATCAGCCACGTCTTCGAATCCTCGGAGCCCATCTCAGGAGAGACGGCTTCATCCATCCAGCGGCTCCGAGACACGGTGCACTCCGAGAAAATGAAATTCTTCGATGAGGCTGAAAAGTAA